The proteins below are encoded in one region of Mycobacterium botniense:
- a CDS encoding NAD(P)/FAD-dependent oxidoreductase has product MSAHPEATAQRRHQVVIIGSGFGGLNAAKKLKRADVDIKLIARTTHHLFQPLLYQVATGIISEGEIAPPTRVVLRRQRNVQVLLGDVTHIDLTRRIVISDLLGHTYETPYDSLIVAAGAGQSYFGNDHFAEFAPGMKSIDDALELRGRILSAFEQAERSRDPERRKKLLTFTVVGAGPTGVEMAGQIAELAEYTLKGAFRQIDPTKARVILLDAAPAVLPPMGEKLGKKAAARLQKLGVEIQLGAMVTDVDRDGITVKDADGTIRRIESACKVWSAGVEASPLGADLAKQSGVELDRAGRVKVLPDLSIPGHPNVFVIGDMAAVEGVPGVAQGAIQGGKYVANTIKAELAGADPAQREPFQYFDKGSMATVSRFSAVAKIGPLEFSGFIAWLMWLVLHLAYLIGFKTKITTLLSWTVTFLSTRRGQLTITEQQAFARTRLEQLAVLAAEARHGAAARAAS; this is encoded by the coding sequence ATGAGTGCCCATCCGGAAGCCACTGCCCAGCGTCGACACCAGGTTGTCATCATCGGATCCGGATTCGGCGGGCTGAATGCGGCCAAGAAGCTCAAAAGGGCCGACGTTGACATCAAATTGATCGCCCGTACTACCCACCACCTATTCCAGCCCTTGTTGTACCAGGTGGCGACCGGCATCATCTCCGAAGGCGAAATCGCGCCCCCAACGAGGGTCGTCTTGCGCAGACAGCGCAATGTTCAAGTTCTACTCGGTGATGTCACCCATATCGACCTGACCCGCAGGATTGTCATCTCGGATTTGCTGGGTCACACCTACGAGACGCCTTACGACAGTCTGATCGTCGCCGCCGGCGCCGGCCAGTCCTACTTCGGCAATGACCACTTCGCCGAGTTCGCCCCCGGGATGAAATCGATCGACGACGCGCTGGAGCTGCGCGGGCGGATCTTGAGCGCGTTCGAGCAGGCCGAGCGGTCCCGCGACCCGGAACGACGCAAGAAGCTGCTGACGTTTACTGTGGTCGGCGCCGGGCCAACCGGGGTGGAGATGGCCGGGCAGATTGCCGAATTGGCTGAGTACACCCTCAAAGGCGCGTTCCGCCAGATCGATCCGACCAAAGCGCGAGTGATCCTGCTCGACGCCGCCCCGGCCGTGCTGCCGCCGATGGGCGAAAAGCTCGGTAAAAAGGCAGCGGCACGGCTGCAGAAACTGGGTGTGGAAATCCAACTCGGCGCGATGGTCACCGACGTCGACCGCGACGGCATCACCGTGAAGGACGCCGACGGCACCATCCGGCGCATCGAGTCAGCCTGTAAGGTCTGGTCGGCCGGTGTCGAGGCCAGCCCGCTGGGTGCCGACCTCGCCAAGCAGTCGGGCGTCGAACTTGACCGGGCCGGCCGGGTCAAGGTGCTGCCTGACCTTTCCATCCCGGGACACCCGAACGTGTTCGTCATCGGTGACATGGCGGCCGTGGAGGGTGTGCCCGGCGTGGCGCAGGGTGCTATCCAGGGCGGCAAATATGTCGCGAACACGATCAAAGCCGAGCTTGCCGGCGCTGACCCTGCTCAGCGTGAGCCATTCCAATACTTCGACAAGGGATCGATGGCGACGGTGTCGCGGTTTTCCGCGGTCGCCAAGATCGGCCCACTGGAGTTCAGCGGTTTCATCGCCTGGCTGATGTGGCTGGTGCTGCACCTGGCCTACCTGATTGGTTTCAAGACGAAGATCACCACCCTGCTGTCGTGGACCGTGACCTTTTTGAGCACTCGGCGCGGTCAGCTGACGATCACCGAGCAGCAGGCGTTCGCCCGGACCCGCCTCGAACAGCTCGCGGTGCTCGCCGCCGAGGCACGCCATGGCGCAGCCGCCAGGGCGGCCAGCTAA
- a CDS encoding PaaI family thioesterase → MSPLPNPPLPPDFTGPFDKELGLVFTELSPDRAQAQLEIQPKLLQPMGIVHGGVYCSMIESMASVAAYTWLSAHGGGAVVGVNNNTDFLRAISSGTVYGTATPVHRGRRQQLWLVTITDAEDRIVARGQVRLQNLTD, encoded by the coding sequence GTGTCACCGCTGCCGAACCCCCCTCTCCCACCCGACTTCACCGGACCGTTTGACAAAGAGCTTGGACTGGTCTTCACGGAGCTAAGCCCGGATCGGGCGCAGGCACAGCTTGAGATCCAGCCCAAGCTGCTTCAGCCGATGGGCATCGTGCATGGCGGCGTGTATTGCTCGATGATCGAGAGCATGGCCAGCGTCGCTGCCTACACATGGCTCAGCGCGCACGGTGGCGGCGCCGTCGTCGGCGTCAACAACAACACTGACTTTCTGCGTGCCATCAGCTCGGGCACGGTTTACGGAACCGCCACGCCGGTGCACCGCGGCCGACGCCAGCAGCTGTGGCTGGTCACTATCACCGATGCCGAGGATCGCATCGTGGCCCGCGGTCAGGTGCGTCTGCAAAACCTGACCGATTAG
- a CDS encoding BlaI/MecI/CopY family transcriptional regulator produces the protein MAKLTRLGDLERAVMDHLWSAPEPQTVRQVHEALSERRELAYTTVMTVLQRLAKKNLVSQIRDDRAHRYAPVHSRDELVAGLMVDALDQAEDSGSRQAALVHFVERVGADEAAALRRALAELEAGHRKSPPAGARSGD, from the coding sequence ATGGCCAAGCTGACGCGTCTGGGGGATCTGGAACGCGCGGTGATGGACCACTTGTGGTCCGCGCCGGAGCCCCAAACCGTCCGCCAGGTTCACGAAGCCTTGTCGGAGCGACGTGAACTGGCGTACACGACGGTGATGACTGTGCTGCAGCGATTGGCGAAGAAAAATCTCGTTTCGCAGATTCGCGATGACCGGGCGCACCGATATGCGCCCGTGCATAGTCGCGACGAGTTGGTCGCCGGGCTGATGGTCGATGCCCTGGATCAGGCTGAGGACTCCGGCAGCAGACAAGCCGCACTGGTGCACTTTGTCGAGCGTGTCGGCGCCGACGAGGCGGCGGCACTGCGGCGGGCGCTGGCCGAATTGGAAGCCGGCCACCGCAAGAGCCCACCGGCTGGCGCTCGGTCCGGAGACTGA